In Cotesia glomerata isolate CgM1 linkage group LG1, MPM_Cglom_v2.3, whole genome shotgun sequence, one genomic interval encodes:
- the LOC123275125 gene encoding leucine-rich repeat flightless-interacting protein 2 isoform X1, whose translation MNTMESAITGRRRAASRHSAEDQALDQIAKEAGERLAARRQARAEAREIRMRELEKQQKEAEQTADRVYDMCNADGTRTLRVTPDPTRVSRLLTNSNNFQSSRRSSEDSLEDAGQSRDLRLELKELEEKFRKAMIANAQLDNEKSSYVYQVDLLKDQLEESEESAATLRRELREKTSEAKLLQRDCQRLKEDFEMCKTLLEERDRLIEENGLVIIEDEVSDDEEAETTNGFVNRKKKVLVSTEAAELLQNAGEGSLDVRLKKFGAEKKELQDEIRHLRLELEEAKSRLRSERSSGSVLGFLDSEDVQREANKLLADYKFKLQKAEQDMSTLQATVARLESQVIRYKSAAETSEKAEDDLKVEKRKLQREVRESQSRVEELETTNSHLQRRLDKLIKAKSALLKEL comes from the exons atgaatacaaTGGAGTCAGCAATAACTGGTCGAAGGCGTGCTGCTAGTCGGCACTCTGCTGAGGACCAAGCTCTCGATCAAATAGCAAAAGAG gcTGGAGAAAGATTAGCAGCACGAAGACAAGCCAGGGCCGAAGCACGAGAAATCCGAATGAGAGAGTTAGAAAAACAGCAAAAAGAAGCCGAACAAACCGCTGATCGTGTTTACGATATGTGTAATG ctgaCGGAACAAGAACTTTGAGGGTAACACCAGATCCTACAAGGGTTTCACGCTTATTaacaaattcaaataattttcagtCAAGTCGTAGGTCTTCCGAAGATTCCTTAGAGGATGCTGGTCAAAGTAGAGATTTAAGA TTAGAGCTTAAAGagcttgaagaaaaatttagaaaagcAATGATTGCTAATGCTCAACTGGATAATGAAAAATCGTCATACGTTTATCAAGTGGATTTACTTAAAGATCAATTAGAAGAATCGGAAGAATCCGCCGCTACATTGCGACGAGAGCTCAGGGAAAAAACTAGTGAGGCTAAATTATTGCAACGTGATTGCCAACGGTTGAAAGAGGATTTTGAAATGTGTAAAACATTACTGGAGGAACGAGATAGGCTTATAGAA GAAAATGGATTGGTAATAATTGAAGATGAGGTCAGTGATGACGAAGAAGCAGAAACAACTAATGGATTTGtgaatcgtaaaaaaaaagtactagtCAGTACGGAAGCTGctgaattattacaaaatgcTGGTGAAGGATCTCTag ATGTTCGGTTGAAAAAGTTTGGTGCAGAGAAAAAAGAATTACAAGATGAAATCCGACATCTAAGACTAGAATTGGAAGAAGCCAAGAGTCGATTAAGATCTGAAAGATCGTCTGGATCAGTATTAG gaTTTTTAGACTCAGAAGACGTCCAAAGGGAAGCAAATAAATTGTTGGCAGATTACAAATTCAAGTTACAAAAAGCTGAACAAGATATGTCGACGTTACAAGCAACTGTCGCGAGATTAGAGAGTCAAGTTATTCGTTACAAATCAGCGGCCGAAACTTCTGAGAAAGCCGAAGACGACTTGAAGGTTGAGAAGCGGAAATTACAGAGAGAA gtAAGAGAATCACAGAGTCGTGTTGAAGAATTAGAAACAACAAATTCACATTTACAAAGACGATtagataaattgataaaagcAAAATCGGCTCTTTTGAAAGAGCTCTGA
- the LOC123275125 gene encoding leucine-rich repeat flightless-interacting protein 2 isoform X2 encodes MNTMESAITGRRRAASRHSAEDQALDQIAKEAGERLAARRQARAEAREIRMRELEKQQKEAEQTADRVYDMCNADGTRTLRVTPDPTRVSRLLTNSNNFQSSRRSSEDSLEDAGQSRDLRLELKELEEKFRKAMIANAQLDNEKSSYVYQVDLLKDQLEESEESAATLRRELREKTSEAKLLQRDCQRLKEDFEMCKTLLEERDRLIEENGLVIIEDEVSDDEEAETTNGFVNRKKKVLVSTEAAELLQNAGEGSLDVRLKKFGAEKKELQDEIRHLRLELEEAKSRLRSERSSGSVLDSEDVQREANKLLADYKFKLQKAEQDMSTLQATVARLESQVIRYKSAAETSEKAEDDLKVEKRKLQREVRESQSRVEELETTNSHLQRRLDKLIKAKSALLKEL; translated from the exons atgaatacaaTGGAGTCAGCAATAACTGGTCGAAGGCGTGCTGCTAGTCGGCACTCTGCTGAGGACCAAGCTCTCGATCAAATAGCAAAAGAG gcTGGAGAAAGATTAGCAGCACGAAGACAAGCCAGGGCCGAAGCACGAGAAATCCGAATGAGAGAGTTAGAAAAACAGCAAAAAGAAGCCGAACAAACCGCTGATCGTGTTTACGATATGTGTAATG ctgaCGGAACAAGAACTTTGAGGGTAACACCAGATCCTACAAGGGTTTCACGCTTATTaacaaattcaaataattttcagtCAAGTCGTAGGTCTTCCGAAGATTCCTTAGAGGATGCTGGTCAAAGTAGAGATTTAAGA TTAGAGCTTAAAGagcttgaagaaaaatttagaaaagcAATGATTGCTAATGCTCAACTGGATAATGAAAAATCGTCATACGTTTATCAAGTGGATTTACTTAAAGATCAATTAGAAGAATCGGAAGAATCCGCCGCTACATTGCGACGAGAGCTCAGGGAAAAAACTAGTGAGGCTAAATTATTGCAACGTGATTGCCAACGGTTGAAAGAGGATTTTGAAATGTGTAAAACATTACTGGAGGAACGAGATAGGCTTATAGAA GAAAATGGATTGGTAATAATTGAAGATGAGGTCAGTGATGACGAAGAAGCAGAAACAACTAATGGATTTGtgaatcgtaaaaaaaaagtactagtCAGTACGGAAGCTGctgaattattacaaaatgcTGGTGAAGGATCTCTag ATGTTCGGTTGAAAAAGTTTGGTGCAGAGAAAAAAGAATTACAAGATGAAATCCGACATCTAAGACTAGAATTGGAAGAAGCCAAGAGTCGATTAAGATCTGAAAGATCGTCTGGATCAGTATTAG ACTCAGAAGACGTCCAAAGGGAAGCAAATAAATTGTTGGCAGATTACAAATTCAAGTTACAAAAAGCTGAACAAGATATGTCGACGTTACAAGCAACTGTCGCGAGATTAGAGAGTCAAGTTATTCGTTACAAATCAGCGGCCGAAACTTCTGAGAAAGCCGAAGACGACTTGAAGGTTGAGAAGCGGAAATTACAGAGAGAA gtAAGAGAATCACAGAGTCGTGTTGAAGAATTAGAAACAACAAATTCACATTTACAAAGACGATtagataaattgataaaagcAAAATCGGCTCTTTTGAAAGAGCTCTGA
- the LOC123275125 gene encoding leucine-rich repeat flightless-interacting protein 2 isoform X3 produces MRELEKQQKEAEQTADRVYDMCNADGTRTLRVTPDPTRVSRLLTNSNNFQSSRRSSEDSLEDAGQSRDLRLELKELEEKFRKAMIANAQLDNEKSSYVYQVDLLKDQLEESEESAATLRRELREKTSEAKLLQRDCQRLKEDFEMCKTLLEERDRLIEENGLVIIEDEVSDDEEAETTNGFVNRKKKVLVSTEAAELLQNAGEGSLDVRLKKFGAEKKELQDEIRHLRLELEEAKSRLRSERSSGSVLGFLDSEDVQREANKLLADYKFKLQKAEQDMSTLQATVARLESQVIRYKSAAETSEKAEDDLKVEKRKLQREVRESQSRVEELETTNSHLQRRLDKLIKAKSALLKEL; encoded by the exons ATGAGAGAGTTAGAAAAACAGCAAAAAGAAGCCGAACAAACCGCTGATCGTGTTTACGATATGTGTAATG ctgaCGGAACAAGAACTTTGAGGGTAACACCAGATCCTACAAGGGTTTCACGCTTATTaacaaattcaaataattttcagtCAAGTCGTAGGTCTTCCGAAGATTCCTTAGAGGATGCTGGTCAAAGTAGAGATTTAAGA TTAGAGCTTAAAGagcttgaagaaaaatttagaaaagcAATGATTGCTAATGCTCAACTGGATAATGAAAAATCGTCATACGTTTATCAAGTGGATTTACTTAAAGATCAATTAGAAGAATCGGAAGAATCCGCCGCTACATTGCGACGAGAGCTCAGGGAAAAAACTAGTGAGGCTAAATTATTGCAACGTGATTGCCAACGGTTGAAAGAGGATTTTGAAATGTGTAAAACATTACTGGAGGAACGAGATAGGCTTATAGAA GAAAATGGATTGGTAATAATTGAAGATGAGGTCAGTGATGACGAAGAAGCAGAAACAACTAATGGATTTGtgaatcgtaaaaaaaaagtactagtCAGTACGGAAGCTGctgaattattacaaaatgcTGGTGAAGGATCTCTag ATGTTCGGTTGAAAAAGTTTGGTGCAGAGAAAAAAGAATTACAAGATGAAATCCGACATCTAAGACTAGAATTGGAAGAAGCCAAGAGTCGATTAAGATCTGAAAGATCGTCTGGATCAGTATTAG gaTTTTTAGACTCAGAAGACGTCCAAAGGGAAGCAAATAAATTGTTGGCAGATTACAAATTCAAGTTACAAAAAGCTGAACAAGATATGTCGACGTTACAAGCAACTGTCGCGAGATTAGAGAGTCAAGTTATTCGTTACAAATCAGCGGCCGAAACTTCTGAGAAAGCCGAAGACGACTTGAAGGTTGAGAAGCGGAAATTACAGAGAGAA gtAAGAGAATCACAGAGTCGTGTTGAAGAATTAGAAACAACAAATTCACATTTACAAAGACGATtagataaattgataaaagcAAAATCGGCTCTTTTGAAAGAGCTCTGA
- the LOC123275127 gene encoding uncharacterized protein LOC123275127, giving the protein MNPFAAAALTACCLVVGAVAATIYAFSRRQYNNHHENHHNHQNEFNPGRARNLTCPFCGQAVVANDYPLACGHLCHVTCFRAQPASRRDNCSFCYDDQDYEVLDDQDDEAVVVRGSFSRMHEEVRYRPNHQSPSNINENDVTPASAPESTSGTASTTKEVCCAFCRVWLEISVDQKQLTCGHYAHNNCFEKLKHLVKCQECVSNDSSDSEDEI; this is encoded by the exons ATGAACCCATTCGCAGCGGCAGCGTTAACAGCATGTTGTTTGGTTGTTGGAGCTGTTGCAGCTACTATATATGCTTTTTCACGACGTCAATACAACAATCATCATGAAAATCATCACAATCATCAAAA TGAATTTAATCCAGGAAGAGCTCGTAACTTAACTTGTCCATTTTGTGGACAGGCTGTAGTTGCTAATGATTATCCACTAGCTTGCGGTCATTTGTGTCATGTAACTTGTTTTAGAGCACAGCCTGCAAGTAGAAGAGAC aattGTTCATTTTGTTACGATGATCAAGATTATGAAGTATTAGATGATCAAGATGATGAAGCAGTAGTAGTAAGAGGATCATTTTCAAGAATGCATGAAGAAGTTAGATACCGACCGAATCATCAATCTCCGtcaaatattaatgaaaatgatGTGACTCCTGCATCAGCTCCTGAATCAACGTCGGGGACAGCATCGACAACAAAAGAAGTCTGTTGTGCATTTTGTAGAGTATGGCTAGAGATTTCTGTAGACCAGAAACAATTAACTTGTGGTCACTATGCccataataattgttttgagaaattaaaacatttaGTAAAG tgtcaaGAATGTGTTAGTAATGATTCATCAGACTCGGAAGACGAAATATAA
- the LOC123275124 gene encoding peptidyl-prolyl cis-trans isomerase sig-7, whose amino-acid sequence MSVVIETTIGDFTVDLFTNERPQTCRNFLKLCKIKYYNWSLFHTVEREFIAQTGDPTGTGKGGESVYGMVLGEKARYYEAEQMPKIKHDRVGLLSMVNCGNNMLGSQFFITLGRNLQSLDGEHCVFGEIVEGIDVILKFNQAICDDVGHRPLQDIRISHTVILEDPYDDPKGLEIPDRSPGPTEECLKSDRIGADEAIDDTAGMTEEEIIEMRKNKEAKAAATILEIVGDIPDADIAPPENVLFVCKLHPDTSDDDLEIIFGRFGQIIGCEVIRDHKTGDSLQYAFIEYADRKSCEDAYFKMNNVLIDDRRIKVDFSQSVAKMRWRGKGKGILHLNDNQVQNRNIKDDRKRPRSRSRERTERKRSRSRGRNERKRSKSRERRDRRRSRSRDRKVRQERRRSKERERNERRERSRSRERKDRRRSRSKDKRNKYDHKKHR is encoded by the exons atgtcggttGTTATTGAAACAACTATTGGAGATTTCACTGTTGATTTGTTCACTAATGAACGTCCACAAA catgtcggaattttttaaaattatgcaaaataaaatattacaattgGAGTTTATTTCATACAGTAGAAAGAGAATTTATCGCTCAAACTGGAGACCCTACCGGAACCGGTAAAGGTGGAGAAAGTGTATACGGAATGGTATTAGGTGAAAAAGCCCGTTATTACGAAGCTGAGCAGATGCCCAAGATTAAACATGACCGGGTAGGTTTATTGTCGATGGTGAATTGCGGAAATAATATGCTTggttcacaattttttattacacttgGTCGTAATCTTCAATCTCTCGACGGTGAGCACTGTGTGTTTGGAGAAATTGTTGAAGGGATcgatgtaattttaaaatttaatcaggcTATTTGTGATGATGTGGGACATCGTCCTCTTCAAGACATACGTATATCCCATACAGTTATTCTAGAAGATCCGTATGATGATCCTAAAGGGTTGGAGATTCCTGATCGCAGTCCTGGGCCAACAGAAGAATGTCTAAAGAGCGATCGAATCGGGGCTGATGAAGCGATAGATGATACGGCTGGTATGactgaagaagaaataattgaaatgagaaaaaataaGGAAGCTAAAGCAGCAGCGACTATTCTTGAAATTGTTGGTGATATTCCTGATGCTGATATAGCACCACCTGAAAATGTTTTGTTTGTTTGTAAACTGCATCCTGATACCAGTGACGATGatttggaaataatttttggcaGATTTGGACAAATAAttgg ATGTGAAGTCATTAGAGATCATAAGACCGGTGATTCACTTCAATATGCTTTCATTGAATACGCCGATCGTAAGAGCTGTGAAGATGCATATTTCAAGATGAACAACGTGTTGATTGATGACAGGAGAATTAAGGTAGACTTCTCTCAGTCCGTTGCCAAAATGCGCTGGAGAGGTAAAGGCAAAGGAATTTTGCACCTCAATGACAATCAAGTCCAAAATCGCAATATTAAAGATGACCGAAAACGACCAAGAAGTCGGAGCAGAGAAAGAACTGAAAGAAAAAGAAGTAGAAGCAGAGGAAGAAATGAGAGAAAAAGGAGTAAGAGTAGAGAAAGGAGAGATCGCAGAAGGAGCAGGAGTAGAGACAGAAAAGTACGTCAAGAACGGCGGAGGAGTAAAGAAAGGGAACGGAACGAGCGTCGAGAACGAAGTCGAAGTCGAGAAAGAAAAGATCGAAGACGCAGTCGAAGTAAGGATAAGCGTAATAAATATGATCATAAAAAACATCGGTAA
- the LOC123275126 gene encoding prohormone-2-like, with amino-acid sequence MTFSWTRFFFVGIVVVSVESLATGLLEDVAKADQIMRPKAKRTQEILMFGNQQNRRVDNTAASTSHNTNVEKRTLGTSGFEDVKAALSDEEGFSDYKQPLNPMYERDNFSPYEKNYLYGKVMMNEVNDDLPRNWEIPAYPRYFSYSEERRKRSEKAGSNNNNSSPSSTTRPTQSTSSPSATTVSPPPATTRSTQRTSLIQAKRSPPAYPELRYKRALDREDLLALLSLWENSSRNRNWRNYGSDEYENIDDDGSVAELEDEDPRSGAWLEGPIYSPHHFNLNSDVVPSEIGIPRTHPVNPYEQYNTQYVPPYENAQYGSAQYGSLYPQHTYYPSEKRFIVSRKRSQGYDSYAGRNLNDIVSFSQMMNSQPQGYLYPQRILY; translated from the exons atgacTTTTTCCTGGacacgattttttttcgtGGGGATTGTCGTTGTTTCCGTTGAGTCGTTAGCTACTGGATTATTGGAAGATGTTGCTAAAGCCGATCAAATTATGCGACCTAAAG CCAAGCGAACGCaagaaatattgatgtttggAAATCAGCAAAACCGACGAGTTGACAATACAGCAGCGTCTACTTCGCACAACACGAATGTCgaaaaaa GAACTTTGGGAACATCAGGATTTGAAGATGTAAAAGCAGCTTTATCGGATGAAGAGGGATTTAGTGACTACAAGCAACCCTTGAACCCGATGTATGAACGTGACAATTTTTCAccctacgaaaaaaattatct GTACGGTAAAGTAATGATGAATGAGGTCAACGATGATTTACCAAGAAACTGGGAAATTCCAGCGTATCCACGTTACTTTAGCTACAGCGAAGAGCGTCGTAAAAGATCTGAGAAAGCcggaagtaataataataattcaagtcCTTCATCTACAACCCGCCCAACCCAATCAACTTCATCACCATCAGCGACAACCGTTTCTCCACCACCCGCTACCACCCGGAGTACTCAACGGACCAGTTTAATTCAAGCAAAACGAAG cCCACCTGCTTACCCAGAACTGAGATACAAACGAGCTCTCGACCGTGAAGATCTTTTAGCCTTGCTCTCCCTCTGGGAAAACAGCTCTCGTAACAG AAACTGGAGAAACTACGGCAGTGACGAGTACGAAAACATAGACGACGACGGTAGTGTTGCGGAACTTGAAGACGAGGATCCAAGAT CTGGTGCATGGCTAGAAGGACCCATTTATTCTCCACATCACTTTAATCTTAATTCAGATGTTGTGCCGTCAGAAATTGGAATCCCGAGAACACATCCAGTTAATCCTTATGAGCAGTATAACACTCAGTATGTACCTCCTTATGAGAATGCACAATATGGTTCAGCTCAATACGGTTCACTTTATCCTCAGCACACTTACTACCCATCGGAAAAGAGGTTTATAGTTTCACGGAAACGTTCTcag gGATACGATTCTTACGCCGGTCGAAATCTCAATGACATTGTGAGCTTTTCGCAGATGATGAATTCACAACCCCAAGGATACCTCTATCCACAACGCATTCTATATTAA